From Miscanthus floridulus cultivar M001 chromosome 15, ASM1932011v1, whole genome shotgun sequence, the proteins below share one genomic window:
- the LOC136507389 gene encoding uncharacterized protein, with protein sequence MYAKTLDEMGVDRMNLHPIRAPFHGVVPSRQAVPLGQIDLPITFGDRSNYRTKTLTFDVVGFPGTFHAILGQPCYAKFMVVPNYTYLKLKMPGPHGVITIGTSFQRAYECEVECCGHASTVIASEELATLREKVIEEAPDTKKSIGSFESAEGSREVLLDPSSSEGKKVHIGTALSSE encoded by the coding sequence atgtacgccaagacgctcgacgagatgggcgtcgaccgaatgaacctccatcccatccgagcacctttccatggtgtcGTGCCTAGTAGGCAAGCCGtaccactggggcagatcgacctacccatcacttttggggatcggtccaattaccggactaagaccctcaccttcgatgtagtggggttcccggggactttccacgccatcctggggcaaccatgctacgcaaagttcatggtcgTTCCTAATTAtacgtacctgaagctgaagatgccgggcccccacggggtcatcaccatcggcacctccttccagcgcgcttacgagtgcgaggtcgaatgctgcggacacgcatccacagtcatcgcctccgaagagctcgccaccctcagggagaagGTCATCGAAGAGGCACCTGACACAAAGAAATCAatcgggtcgttcgaatcggcagaaggctctagggaggtcctcttggatcccagcagctccgagggcaaaaaagtccatatcgggactgcgctctcctccgaatag